The following coding sequences are from one Geodermatophilus normandii window:
- a CDS encoding VOC family protein, whose amino-acid sequence MATDFQVTVDCAEPHVLADWWAEALGWRVEPQDEAFIRRTVEAGHATEAQTTTHRGRLVWATGAAITSPDPDRPRVLFQSVPEAKTVKNRVHLDLRVGDERREAEVARLTGMGATELWRAAQGPFSWVTMADPEGNEFCVA is encoded by the coding sequence ATGGCGACCGACTTCCAGGTGACCGTGGACTGCGCCGAGCCGCACGTGCTCGCCGACTGGTGGGCCGAGGCGCTCGGCTGGCGGGTCGAGCCGCAGGACGAGGCGTTCATCCGGCGCACGGTCGAGGCCGGGCACGCGACCGAGGCGCAGACGACGACGCACCGCGGCCGCCTCGTGTGGGCCACCGGTGCGGCGATCACCTCACCGGACCCGGACCGGCCGCGGGTGCTCTTCCAGTCCGTGCCGGAGGCCAAGACGGTCAAGAACCGCGTGCACCTGGACCTGCGGGTGGGCGACGAGCGGCGCGAGGCCGAGGTGGCCCGGCTGACCGGCATGGGCGCCACCGAGCTGTGGCGCGCCGCCCAGGGCCCGTTCTCGTGGGTGACGATGGCCGACCCCGAGGGCAACGAGTTCTGCGTCGCCTGA
- a CDS encoding MSMEG_1061 family FMN-dependent PPOX-type flavoprotein, with protein MHHDGADPVLASYRPPSQLVVDKEIDHLDVHCRAFIGLAPFLTLSTADADGWPEISPRGGDPGFVKVLDEHRLVLPDRQGNNRLDSLRKVAVNPRVALLFFVPGVEETLKVFGTAELLAADALDVDLTEFGRAPRSVLVVTVQRAYLQCAKAVMRSGLWDPASRIDRDALPPFGTMIRDHCRLESPLPDDATIRAELALEL; from the coding sequence ATGCACCACGACGGCGCCGACCCGGTCCTCGCCTCCTACCGCCCGCCCTCGCAGCTGGTGGTGGACAAGGAGATCGACCACCTCGACGTCCACTGCCGCGCCTTCATCGGGCTCGCGCCCTTCCTGACGCTGTCCACCGCCGACGCCGACGGCTGGCCCGAGATCTCTCCGCGCGGCGGCGACCCGGGCTTCGTCAAGGTGCTCGACGAGCACCGGCTGGTGCTGCCCGACCGGCAGGGCAACAACCGGCTCGACAGCCTGCGCAAGGTCGCGGTCAACCCGCGGGTGGCGCTGCTGTTCTTCGTGCCCGGCGTCGAGGAGACGCTCAAGGTGTTCGGCACCGCGGAGCTGCTGGCCGCCGACGCACTCGACGTCGACCTCACCGAGTTCGGCCGGGCGCCGCGCTCGGTGCTGGTCGTGACCGTCCAGCGCGCCTACCTGCAGTGCGCCAAGGCGGTGATGCGCTCGGGCCTGTGGGACCCGGCCAGCCGCATCGACCGCGACGCCCTGCCGCCCTTCGGCACGATGATCCGTGACCACTGCCGGCTGGAGTCGCCGCTGCCCGACGACGCCACCATCCGCGCGGAGCTGGCCCTGGAGCTCTAG
- a CDS encoding type II toxin-antitoxin system PemK/MazF family toxin, translating into MARSRRLVDAVLSVLRAATAPAARRSPARPTARRTARRTAPARRAPSGTGTDVDVDYRPCADGRPDPGEVVWAWVPYDEGDGRGKDRPVLVIGRRGGDLVGLMLTSKDHDRDADDEARHGRSWMDVGTGGWDPRGRPSEVRLDRLLPLDPAGVRREGAALDRALFERVVEAARRTQGW; encoded by the coding sequence ATGGCCCGCTCGCGCCGTCTCGTCGACGCCGTCCTCTCGGTGCTGCGCGCCGCCACCGCGCCGGCCGCCCGCCGTTCCCCCGCGCGGCCCACGGCCCGGCGCACCGCGCGGCGCACCGCGCCCGCCCGGCGGGCGCCGTCCGGCACCGGCACCGATGTCGACGTCGACTACCGCCCCTGCGCGGACGGCCGACCCGACCCCGGTGAGGTGGTCTGGGCCTGGGTGCCCTACGACGAGGGCGACGGGCGCGGCAAGGACCGCCCGGTGCTCGTCATCGGGCGCCGGGGCGGGGACCTGGTCGGGCTGATGCTGACCAGCAAGGACCACGACCGCGACGCCGACGACGAGGCGCGGCACGGCCGCAGCTGGATGGACGTCGGCACCGGCGGGTGGGACCCCCGGGGCCGGCCGAGCGAGGTGCGGCTGGACCGGCTGCTGCCCCTCGACCCGGCGGGGGTGCGGCGGGAGGGCGCGGCACTGGACCGGGCGCTGTTCGAGCGGGTGGTCGAGGCCGCCCGGCGCACGCAGGGCTGGTGA
- a CDS encoding acyl-CoA thioesterase: MAVTWSSPVRFVECDQQGVVFNAHYLVWADEASTLWWASTGLPWDELTTDPVVKASSLEWSSSARWGDTVTVDAVAERLGRTSVTVRFTVRVGERVCCVVRNTYVGTSGGVSTPWPDDVRERLEAALSAG; encoded by the coding sequence GTGGCCGTCACGTGGAGCTCCCCGGTCCGCTTCGTCGAGTGCGACCAGCAGGGCGTCGTCTTCAACGCGCACTACCTCGTCTGGGCGGACGAGGCCTCGACCCTCTGGTGGGCCTCGACCGGCCTGCCGTGGGACGAGCTCACGACCGATCCGGTGGTCAAGGCCAGCTCGCTGGAGTGGTCGTCGTCGGCCCGCTGGGGCGACACGGTCACCGTCGACGCCGTGGCCGAGCGGCTCGGGCGCACCAGCGTGACCGTGCGGTTCACCGTCCGCGTGGGGGAACGGGTGTGCTGCGTCGTCCGCAACACCTACGTCGGCACCTCCGGCGGGGTGTCGACGCCGTGGCCCGACGACGTCCGCGAGCGGCTGGAGGCGGCGCTCAGCGCGGGGTGA